Within Sphingobium sp. KCTC 72723, the genomic segment ATCGATCTTCGACTGCACCAGAAAGGACATGAAATCCTCGACCGGCTCCGCGCGGCGCTGCGCCGCCAGATTATCGATAAAGGCGATGATGGTGCGCGCTGCTGCCGGGCGTTTCACATTGTCGCCATGGAACAGATCGGTCGCCCAGGCGACGAACTCGTCCAGCCGGTCGTCAGGCAACCCCAGAAAGCGCAGGAAAATATTGACTGCAAAGGGGAAAGCGAAGTCTTTCATCACGTCGCAACTAGTGCCTGCCCTCGCGATCCGGTCAATCAGCACCACCGCCCTTTCGCGCACGGCACTTTCCAGCGCCATCACGCGCTTGGGCGACAGCAGGGGGTTGAGCAGCGAACGGAATTTGCCATGTTCGGGCGGATCCAGTTCTAGCGGGATCATTGGCCAGCTTTCGCCCAAGGCTGAGGCAAAGATGCTGCGATGGCTGGAGAAAGTCTCCGGGTCTTGCAGCACGCGGCGCTGGTCCTGCGCGCGGGTGATGACCCATGTGCCGCGTCCGTCGCGGGTATTGACCGGCGAATAGAAAATCGGCGGCCCGTCATGCACCACCGCGCTCGCCGCCTGCGGATCGCCATTGGGCGTGGGGGCCATGCCGGGCGAGGTAAACAGGCTGAAATCGCCCACCATATGGGGCGGAACATGGGGCGGAACCGGATGGGCGGCGAAGGTTTCCATGGGGGGCGCGCTCTCCTGTCTGCACGCTGCCGCCGCGAATCGCGGGCGCAACGGCATCCTCTTTTTAATTTTGCATCATGGTATAGAATATAGCTGCTCTATCGACTGTCAACCAACAGGCTTGCAGATCACAAAAACTATCCTCCTGTGCAAATTATATCTAGCCACCTGTGCAGAATTGGCCTAAGCAACGGACAGGGGAACAACCCCCTCCTACAGTGACGCCGGGATATGTCCGGGGTCACAGGGGCAAGGGATGAGGGCAATGGTGGAGAGCGCAGCAATCGAGGATCAGGACTTCCGGCTGGAAGCCCGTGCCTGGCTGGCGGCGCACTTTCCCCCTGCCCTTGCCAATGTCCCCGGCCTGCTGTTTCAGGGCAGCCGCGCCGCCGCCGATGCCAACCCCGACTATCAACTATGGCGTGCAGCAATGACCGGCAAGGGATGGGGCGTCCCCAATTGGGCATCGCGCTATGGTGGCGCCGGGCTGACAATGGCGCAGGGCAAGATCATTGGCGAGGAGCTGACCGCCATCGGCGGCTTCAACCCGATCCGCAGCTACGGCACGATGATGCTTGGCCCCACTTTGCTTGAATATGGCAATGAAGCGCAGAAGCTGGAGCATCTGCCTTTCATCGCCAGCCATGAACGGCGCTGGTGTCAGGGTTTTTCGGAACCGGGCGCGGGGTCCGACCTCGCCTCGCTTACCACCCGCTGCACCGACATGGGCGACCATTGGCTGGTCAGCGGGCAGAAAATCTGGACGTCCGGCGCGGACGAAGCCGACTGGTGCTTTGCATTGGTCCGCACCGATACCAGCCGCAAGCACGGCGGCATAAGCTTCCTGCTGATCGACATGGCATCCGAGGGAATCGAAGCGCGCCCGATCGTCCTCATCAGCGGCTCTACCCATTTCTGCGAAGTCTTCTTCAACGATGTGAAGGTGCCGAAGGGCAATCTGGTCGGCGAAGTCAATCAGGGCTGGACCATCGCCAAGCGCCTGCTCCAGTTCGAACGCAACAGCCTTTCGGAAGTGAAGGCCGACATCACGCCGCTCGCCCCGCTGGCGCATGATTATGTCGGCACCGATGCGCTGGGCCGCATCGACAGCCCGGACCTGCGCGCGCGGATGGTCCGTAACGCCATGCGCCACGAAGCCTATCTGGCGACGGTCCGCCGCATCGCGCAGGAAGCCAAAAATGGCGGTCCCAGCAATGGCGTGTCGACGCTCAAAAATCTGTGGTCGGGCATCATTCAGGAACGGTCCGAACTGCTGGTCGAAATGATGGGGGCGAACGGGTTGGGCTGGGCGGGGGAACCCTATAGCGACGCCGAACGGGAAGCGACCCATGCCTGGCTGCATAGCAAGGCCTTCTCCATTTATGGCGGCAGTTACGAAGTGCAGAATAATATCACTGCCAAGCATACGCTCGGCCTGCCGGGCTGAATGGGCATGGGCGGGGACAAGAAAAACAGGATGCGGGAGGGCGCGCCGTGGCGGTGCTGAACGAAGAACAGCAGATGCTCAAAGACATGGCGGCGGACTGGGCGCGCGAACGGATGCCCGTTACGGCGCTGCGTGCGCTCTACGACCATGGCGGCGGTGGCCGGGCCGAGGCGCTGGGCTATGACCCGGATGCCTGGGCCGAGATGGCGCAGATGGGCTGGACCGGCATCGTCGCGCCGCTGGAGCATGGTGGGTCGGATTTCGGCTGCATGGGGCTAGGACTGGTGCTGGAGCAACTGGGCCGCACGCTGGCGGCCTCACCGCTGCTCAGTTCCGCGCTGATCGCGGTGTCCGCGCTGCGCCTTGGCGGTAATGCCGCGCAACAGGCGCGCTGGCTGCCCGGCCTTGCCGACGGATCGGTCATCGGCACGCTGGCGGTGGAGGAAGGCCCGCATCATGCGCCCGAACGCACCGCATTGGTCGCCACGCCAGCGGGCGATGGCTGGACGTTGAACGGCATCAAACGTCCGGTGCAGGACGGCATGATCGCGCATCTGGCTATCGTCGTCGCGCGGGTGGAAGGGGGCGGCGGCGACCGTGACGGGCTGCGCCTCTTCCTCGTGCCGACCGATGCGCCGGGCCTGACCCGCGAACCGCTCGACCAGATCGACGCACGCCGTCCTGCGACATTCACCTTAACCAACGTCGCGGTCGGTGCCGATGCCCTGTTGGGTGGCGCCGACCTGCTCGACCAGTTGCTGGACCGCGCGGCCATCGGCATGGCCGCCGAAATGTTGGGAATTGCCGATCAAGCCTTTGATACTACGTTGGATTATCTGAAAACCCGCGTCCAGTTCGGCGCGATCATCGGCTCCTTTCAGGCGCTCCAGCATCGCGCTGCCGACCTGTTCGGCGAATTGCAGCTGGCCCGTTCCGCCGTCGAAGCCGCGCTGGTCGCCATCGACAATGACGATCCCGCCCTGCCCCGCCTTGCCTCGCTGGCCAAGGCGATCGTTGGGGAAACCGTCCACGTCATTTCGCAACAGATGGTCCAGCTTCATGGCGGCATCGGCATGACCCATGAACATGATGCCGGCCTCTACCTCAAGCGCGCCTGTGTCGCGGCGCAATGCTATGGCTCGACTGCCTGGCATCGCGAACGCTGGGCGCGGCTCAACAGATATTGAAACATAATATGGCCCAATCCCGTGAGATACAGCTGGTCCGCCGGCCGGTCGGCACCCCGGTCGAAAAAGACTTCACTACTGTCCATGTCGCTGTCGCCAAACCGGGCGCTGGCGAGGTGCAGGTGCGCAATCTGTGGATGGCGATCGACCCCGCAATGCGCGGCCGGATGACCGACGCCAAAAGCTATGTTCCCCCGTTCGCGCTGGACGCAGCGATGGAGGGACCGGCGATCGGCGAAGTGATCGCGTCCAACGATCCGGGCTTTGCGCCGGGCGATCTCGTCTTTTCGCGCCTTGGCTGGCGGGAGATTTTCAACGCCCCCGCCAGCGCCCTGCAACAACGGGACAAGGCGTCGCTGCCCGCGCAGGCCTGGCTCTGTTTCGCAGGAATGCCGGGGCTGACCGCCTATGCCGGGCTTGTCCGCATCGCCGGGCTGAAAGCGGGCGATGTCGTGTTCGTGTCCGCCGCGTCAGGCGCGGTCGGCTCCATCGCCTGCCAGATCGCTCGTAACATGGGGTGCAAGGTCATCGGATCAGCCGGTGGGCCGGACAAGACCGCCTTCCTGCGCGATATGCTGAAAGTGGATGCCGCAATCGACTACAAGGCTGAACCCAGCCTGACCAAGGCATTGGCGCACGCAGCGAAATCAATCGGTGCAACCGGCATCGACGTCTATTTCGACAATGTCGGCGGCGATCATTTGCAGGCTGCGCTGGCGCTCGCCAATAATTTCGCCCGCTTCGCCATTTGCGGGATGATCTCCCAATATAATGTGACCGATGCCCCCACCGTTCCGCGCAACCTGACCCTGCTGATGACCAAGCGCATCCGCATGGAAGGCTATATCGCGCTCGACCATATGGACCTGGAAGGGGAGATGGTCGCGCAAATGACGGCATGGAACGCAGCGGGACAGATGGCATCGGCGGAAACCGTCTATCATAGCATCGACAAGGCGCTGGACGCTTTCCATGGCCTGTTCACCGGCGCGAATATCGGCCGCACCATGGTCAAGCTGGCCTGAAACCCGGAGCGCGCCCCGATGTATGATTTGCTCAAAGGCCTGCGCGTCGTGGAAGGCGCAGCGTTCATTGCCGGGCCGTCCTGTGGCCTGCATCTGGCGCAGATGGGGGCGGAAGTCATCCGTTTCGACGCGATCGGCGGCGGGCCGGACTATCGCCGCTGGCCGATTACGCCGGGCGGCGACAGCCTCTATTGGGAGGGGCTGAACAAGGGCAAGAAGTCGATCGCCATCGACCTTGGCCGTCCCGAAGGCCGCGCTCTGGCCGTCGCCATCGCTACCGCACCGGGCGATGATGCCGGGCTGTTCCTGACCAACTATCCGGTCAGGGGCTTTCTGAGCCATGAGGCGCTGGCGGCACAACGGGCCGACATCATCACCCTGCGCGTCATGGGCTGGGCCGATGGATCGCCCGCCGTCGATTATACCATCAACGCTGCCGTGGGCGTACCGCAAATGACGGGACCGGCCGAGGATGATCGCCCGGTCAATCACGTCCTGCCCGCCTGGGATTTGTTGGGCGGCGCTTATGCCGCCTTTGCGCTTACGTCCGCACTGTTGCGGCGGCGGCAGAGCGGCCAGGGCGCGGAAATTCGTGTGCCTTTGTCAGACCTTGCCGCATCCACCCTGTCCCATCTGGGTTCCGTGGCCGAAGTGCTGGCAGGCGGCGACCGGCCCCGCATGGGCAATGACCTCTTCGGTGCCTTCGGCCGGGATTTTGTGACGGCGGACGGCAAGCGGCTGATCGTCGTCGCCATCACCCCGCGCCAGTGGACCGGCCTGCTGCGGACGCTCGATCTGGGCGATGCCGTCGCCGCGATCGAAGCAGAAGTCGGCGCGAACTTCGCCCGCGATGAAGGCGCACGCTTCATCCACCGCGCCCGGCTCTTTCCTCTGTTCGACGCCGCTTTTGCCACACGCACGACCGATGCGCTCAAGCCCGCCTTCGACGCGGGCGGCGTGACCTGGGGCGAATATCAGACGCTGCATCAGGCGGTGACGACCGACGCCCGCCTGTTCACGGCCAATCCTTTGTTCGAAACGCTGACCCATCCCAGCGGCCAGATCTATCCCACGTCCGGTCCCGCCGCGACGCTGGCGGGCGAAGCGCGCGGATCGGTGGCAACGGCCCCCCGTCTTGGCAGCCACACCGACGAGGTTCTAGCCAGCGTACTGGGTCTGGACAGCGGCGCCATCGGACGGCTGCATGACGAAGGGCTGGTGGCATGAGCATGATGCAAAACGACATCGCCCATTGGCGGACATGGATCGGCAAGAGCGAGAGTCGTACCGAATTGCTGGATCGCAACGCCCTCATCCGCTTCGCCGCCGCGATCGGCGAGCCTCTGGATGTAGAGCAGGCGGAGCCCTCGCTTGCCCATTTGGCCTTCTTCCTGCCCGTCGCCGCCGCAGACCAGATCGGCCCGGACGGGCACCCCAGACGCGGTGGCTTCCTGCCCCCGGTCAGCCTGCCCCGGCGCATGTTTGCAGCGTCCGACATGACGTTCGGCGCGCCGTTGCTGATCGACCGGGAAGCGAAGCGGGTATCGACCATCCGCGATCTCGTCCATAAATCTGGGCGCAGCGGCGAACTGGTCCTGCTGACGGTGGAACATAGCATTGTGCAGGCAGGGGTCGAACGGACGCGCGAGATTCAGACGATAGTCTATCGCGATGCCGGTGCGTCAACGCCTGCCATCGTCCCGGCAGCGTTCGATGCAACGCCCGACGACCAATGCTGGCACCCCGGCCCGGTCGATCTGTTCCGCTTTTCCGCCGTGACATTCAACAGCCACCGCATCCATTACGACCTGCCCTATGCCCGTGACCAGGAAGGCTATCCCGACCTCGTCATCCATGGTCCCTTCACCGCTGCCCGCCTGTTCGGCCATGCCCGGCGTAACGGACTGACCCCGACCCGTTTCGCCTTCCGTGCCGTCGCGCCGCTCTTTTGCGGGCAGGACGTGACGCTGCGGCAGGATGAACCCGGCAGCGTGCGCGCTATCCGCTGCGACGGGACCGACGCGATGCTGGCGCAGGTCGCTTACTGACATTCCGATCTGACAGGAGAAATTCCATGGACGCCGAAACGTTCGACATGTTCCGCACCACCGTCCAGCGCTTCGTCGCGGAAAAACTGATCCCGGCCGAGGATGCCGTCGAAGAAGCCGATGCGGTGCCGGAAAACATTATCCAGCAGATGCGCGACATGGGCCTGTTCGGCCTTTCGGTGCCGGAAGAATATGGTGGCATCGGCTGCACCATGGCGGAAGAAGCGGCGATCATCCGCGAGATTACCCGCGCTTCAGTGGTGTTCCGGTCCGTCATCGGCACCACGGTCGGCATCGGCAGTCAGGGCATCGTCATGGATGGGACCGAGGAGCAGAAACGGGAGTGGCTGCCCAAATTCGCGACCGGGGAAGCCATTGCCAGCTTTGGCCTGACCGAGCCGGAAGCCGGATCCGACGCGGGATCGCTACGCACCGTGGCGATCCGCGATGGCGACACCTACCGCATCACCGGCACCAAACGCTACATCACCAATGCCCCGCG encodes:
- a CDS encoding cytochrome P450, which translates into the protein METFAAHPVPPHVPPHMVGDFSLFTSPGMAPTPNGDPQAASAVVHDGPPIFYSPVNTRDGRGTWVITRAQDQRRVLQDPETFSSHRSIFASALGESWPMIPLELDPPEHGKFRSLLNPLLSPKRVMALESAVRERAVVLIDRIARAGTSCDVMKDFAFPFAVNIFLRFLGLPDDRLDEFVAWATDLFHGDNVKRPAAARTIIAFIDNLAAQRRAEPVEDFMSFLVQSKIDDRPLTDAQIRGTGVLLFVAGLDTVAAAIGFDLNYLARHGDDQQLLRGDSSRIVLAAEELLRAYPTVQMIRVATKDVDFEGAPIRKGDYVSCATMIANRDPAEFDHPERIDLAREDNRHTAFAYGPHRCLGSHLARREIVVALEEWLRRIPDFRIREGTAPVTYGGHVFGIENLILDWSATGEAS
- a CDS encoding acyl-CoA dehydrogenase family protein, which produces MRAMVESAAIEDQDFRLEARAWLAAHFPPALANVPGLLFQGSRAAADANPDYQLWRAAMTGKGWGVPNWASRYGGAGLTMAQGKIIGEELTAIGGFNPIRSYGTMMLGPTLLEYGNEAQKLEHLPFIASHERRWCQGFSEPGAGSDLASLTTRCTDMGDHWLVSGQKIWTSGADEADWCFALVRTDTSRKHGGISFLLIDMASEGIEARPIVLISGSTHFCEVFFNDVKVPKGNLVGEVNQGWTIAKRLLQFERNSLSEVKADITPLAPLAHDYVGTDALGRIDSPDLRARMVRNAMRHEAYLATVRRIAQEAKNGGPSNGVSTLKNLWSGIIQERSELLVEMMGANGLGWAGEPYSDAEREATHAWLHSKAFSIYGGSYEVQNNITAKHTLGLPG
- a CDS encoding acyl-CoA dehydrogenase family protein, which encodes MAVLNEEQQMLKDMAADWARERMPVTALRALYDHGGGGRAEALGYDPDAWAEMAQMGWTGIVAPLEHGGSDFGCMGLGLVLEQLGRTLAASPLLSSALIAVSALRLGGNAAQQARWLPGLADGSVIGTLAVEEGPHHAPERTALVATPAGDGWTLNGIKRPVQDGMIAHLAIVVARVEGGGGDRDGLRLFLVPTDAPGLTREPLDQIDARRPATFTLTNVAVGADALLGGADLLDQLLDRAAIGMAAEMLGIADQAFDTTLDYLKTRVQFGAIIGSFQALQHRAADLFGELQLARSAVEAALVAIDNDDPALPRLASLAKAIVGETVHVISQQMVQLHGGIGMTHEHDAGLYLKRACVAAQCYGSTAWHRERWARLNRY
- a CDS encoding NADP-dependent oxidoreductase; the encoded protein is MAQSREIQLVRRPVGTPVEKDFTTVHVAVAKPGAGEVQVRNLWMAIDPAMRGRMTDAKSYVPPFALDAAMEGPAIGEVIASNDPGFAPGDLVFSRLGWREIFNAPASALQQRDKASLPAQAWLCFAGMPGLTAYAGLVRIAGLKAGDVVFVSAASGAVGSIACQIARNMGCKVIGSAGGPDKTAFLRDMLKVDAAIDYKAEPSLTKALAHAAKSIGATGIDVYFDNVGGDHLQAALALANNFARFAICGMISQYNVTDAPTVPRNLTLLMTKRIRMEGYIALDHMDLEGEMVAQMTAWNAAGQMASAETVYHSIDKALDAFHGLFTGANIGRTMVKLA
- a CDS encoding CoA transferase, with the translated sequence MYDLLKGLRVVEGAAFIAGPSCGLHLAQMGAEVIRFDAIGGGPDYRRWPITPGGDSLYWEGLNKGKKSIAIDLGRPEGRALAVAIATAPGDDAGLFLTNYPVRGFLSHEALAAQRADIITLRVMGWADGSPAVDYTINAAVGVPQMTGPAEDDRPVNHVLPAWDLLGGAYAAFALTSALLRRRQSGQGAEIRVPLSDLAASTLSHLGSVAEVLAGGDRPRMGNDLFGAFGRDFVTADGKRLIVVAITPRQWTGLLRTLDLGDAVAAIEAEVGANFARDEGARFIHRARLFPLFDAAFATRTTDALKPAFDAGGVTWGEYQTLHQAVTTDARLFTANPLFETLTHPSGQIYPTSGPAATLAGEARGSVATAPRLGSHTDEVLASVLGLDSGAIGRLHDEGLVA
- a CDS encoding MaoC family dehydratase N-terminal domain-containing protein; its protein translation is MSMMQNDIAHWRTWIGKSESRTELLDRNALIRFAAAIGEPLDVEQAEPSLAHLAFFLPVAAADQIGPDGHPRRGGFLPPVSLPRRMFAASDMTFGAPLLIDREAKRVSTIRDLVHKSGRSGELVLLTVEHSIVQAGVERTREIQTIVYRDAGASTPAIVPAAFDATPDDQCWHPGPVDLFRFSAVTFNSHRIHYDLPYARDQEGYPDLVIHGPFTAARLFGHARRNGLTPTRFAFRAVAPLFCGQDVTLRQDEPGSVRAIRCDGTDAMLAQVAY